From a region of the Panicum virgatum strain AP13 chromosome 2K, P.virgatum_v5, whole genome shotgun sequence genome:
- the LOC120672495 gene encoding cyclase-like protein 4 has protein sequence MELAPLLLLTPLLLLPAAAVASGGEPPLAHPAYARGAEETCGVAALPAPERREEFDGGQIVDISHYYRADMPAWESAEGSGEFLRLARSMRNGSDIANFSELRLTAHSGTHVDAPGHVFEHYYDAGFDVDTLDLAVLNGPALLVDVPRDKNITADVMASLHIPKGVRRVLFRTLNTDRKLMWKKEFDTSYVGFMKDGAQWLVDNTDIKLVGVDYLSVGAFDECIPAHLVFLEKREVILVEALNLEHATPGIYALHCLPLRLRGAEGSPARCILIK, from the exons ATGGAGCTCGCGCCACTGCTCCTGCTcaccccgctgctgctgctcccggcggcggccgtcgcctCCGGCGGTGAGCCGCCGCTGGCGCACCCGGCCTATGCGCGCGGCGCCGAGGAGACatgcggcgtggcggcgctgccAGCGCCGGAGCGGCGCGAGGAGTTCGACGGCGGGCAGATCGTGGACATCAGCCACTACTACCGCGCGGACATGCCGGCGTGGGAGTCGGCGGAGGGCTCCGGCGAGTTCCTGCGGCTGGCGCGGTCCATGCGCAACGGCTCCGACATCGCCAACTTCTCGGAGCTCCGCCTCACCGCGCACTCCGGCACCCACGTCGACGCGCCGGGGCACGTCTTCGAGCACTACTACGACGCCGGCTTCGACGTCGAcacgctcgacctcgccgtcctCAACG GGCCAGCGCTGTTGGTTGACGTTCCCAGGGATAAGAACATAACAG CTGATGTCATGGCATCCCTTCACATTCCTAAAGGTGTTCGACGTGTACTCTTCCGAACCTTAAATACTGACAG AAAGCTTATGTGGAAGAAAGAGTTTGATACTAGTTATGTTGGCTTCATGAAGGATGGTGCACAATGGCTGGTCGACAATACTGACATCAAACTAGTTG gagttgattaCTTGTCTGTGGGTGCATTTGACGAATGCATTCCAGCTCATCTAGTATTTCTTGAAAAAAGG GAGGTAATCCTTGTGGAAGCCTTAAATCTGGAGCATGCTACCCCTGGAATATATGCCTTGCATTGCTTGCCACTAAGATTGCGTGGTGCTGAAGGTTCTCCTGCAAGATGCATCCTTATCAAGTGA
- the LOC120672504 gene encoding probable protein arginine N-methyltransferase 3: MERSLSGEDEVEERLRSDEEEEEEEGEEGWDDWCSDGDDAGGGLLCLFCSTRIDADSSLFEHCAAEHRFDFHGIVKELWLDFYGRIKLINFVRSKVAENKCWSCGQAFSSNTELCGHLHAPENYLIEGKVPWEEDVYLKPFMEDDSLLHSLSMDDNDEDEECGTSIERGQCSAGNGVLAESLGNKLSTLLEGNGSDISARFEQECTIGSTQGEDKESVAHETNDSQLKVARASVNAKAIKTVDDNYFGSYSSFGIHREMLGDKVRTDAYRDALLGNPSLLSGAAVLDVGCGTGILSLFAAKAGASRVVAVDGSAKMASVATQVAKNNGLLYDENVKAEQKRGAQVISVVHSKAEDLNQKIQLPQNVFDVLVSEWMGYCLLYESMLSSVIYARDHFLKPGGAILPDTATILGAGFGRGGTSLPFWENVYGFDMSCIGKEVTSTSARFPVVDVVASQDIVTETAVLHSFDLATMKESEMDFTASFELRLSESGTIVPGVTLCYGIVLWFDTGFTNRFCKENPVVLSTSPFCTPTHWSQTIFTFEEPIAMVKESSTLDSSASVGTDESPATMLKSRISIVRASEHRSIDISVETTAFSKDGRKRSWPIQIFNL; encoded by the exons ATGGAGCGCAGCCTCTCAGGCGAGGATGAGGTGGAGGAGCGGCTAAGGtctgacgaggaggaggaggaggaggaaggagaggaggggtgGGATGACTGGTGCTCCGACGGCGACGATGCTGGCGGCGGGCTTCTGTGCCTGTTCTGCAGCACGCGGATCGACGCGGATAGCTCCCTCTTCGAGCACTGCGCCGCTGAGCACCGCTTCGACTTCCACGGGATTGTGAAGGAGCTCTGGCTGGATTTCTACGGGCGCATCAAGCTCATCAACTTCGTCCGCTCCAAG GTTGCGGAGAATAAATGCTGGAGCTGCGGCCAAGCATTCTCTTCCAACACTGAACTCTGCGGCCACTTGCACGCACCGGAGAATTACCTAATTGAGGGAAAGGTTCCATGGGAGGAGGATGTGTACTTGAAACCTTTCATGGAGGACGACTCCCTTTTGCATAGTTTGTCCATGGACGACAATGATGAGGATGAGGAATGTGGAACATCCATTGAAAGAGGACAGTGTTCAGCAGGGAATGGGGTTTTAGCTGAATCACTGGGGAACAAGCTGAGCACCTTACTGGAAGGAAATGGTTCTGATATCAGTGCTCGATTTGAGCAAGAGTGTACTATTGGGAGTACACAAGGGGAGGACAAGGAATCTGTTGCTCATGAGACTAATGATAGCCAACTAAAGGTTGCACGTGCTAGTGTTAATGCCAAGGCAATCAAAACTGTTGATGATAACTACTTTGGATCTTACAGTTCATTTGGTATTCACAGAGAGATGCTCGGTGATAAA GTGAGAACCGATGCTTACAGAGATGCTCTTTTAGGCAATCCTAGCCTTTTAAGTGGAGCAGCTGTACTGGATGTTGGTTGTGGCACAGGAATTCTAAG TCTTTTTGCAGCCAAGGCTGGTGCATCTAGAGTTGTTGCTGTTGATGGGAGCGCAAAGATGGCTTCTGTGGCTACCCAA GTTGCAAAGAATAATGGTCTGTTGTATGATGAAAATGTGAAAGCAGAACAGAAGCGAGGTGCTCAAGTGATAAGCGTTGTGCATAGCAAGGCTGAAGATCTAAACCAGAAAATACAACTTCCACAAAATGTCTTTGATGTGTTAGTGAGTGAATGGATGGGATATTGCCTGTTGTATGAATCCATGCTGAGTTCAGTCATATATGCACGCGATCATTTCCTAAAACCTGGTGGTGCTATTCTCCCAGATACTGCAACGATT CTTGGTGCTGGTTTCGGGAGAGGTGGAACTAGCTTGCCATTTTGGGAAAATGTATATGGCTTTGATATGTCATGTATTGGCAAAGAAGTAACTTCAACTTCAGCTCGATTTCCTGTAGTTGATGTAGTGGCTTCTCAGGATATTGTGACAGAGACTGCTGTACTCCAT TCCTTTGATCTTGCAACTATGAAGGAAAGTGAGATGGATTTTACTGCAAGCTTTGAGCTGAGGCTCAGTGAGAGTGGTACTATTGTACCTGGAGTAACCTTGTGCTATGGAATCGTCTTGTGGTTCGACACGGGGTTTACCAACAGATTCTGCAAGGAGAACCCTGTTGTTCTCTCCACATCTCCCTTCTGTACCCCAACTCACTGGTCACAGACAATCTTCACCTTTGAAGAGCCCATCGCAATGGTGAAGGAATCGTCAACCCTTGATTCATCTGCATCGGTTGGCACAGATGAGTCCCCAGCCACGATGCTCAAATCCCGGATAAGCATTGTGAGGGCATCTGAGCACCGTAGCATAGACATATCGGTTGAAACCACAGCATTCAGCAAAGATGGACGGAAGCGCAGCTGGCCTATTCAGATATTCAATCTTTGA